In Carcharodon carcharias isolate sCarCar2 chromosome X unlocalized genomic scaffold, sCarCar2.pri SUPER_X_unloc_4, whole genome shotgun sequence, one genomic interval encodes:
- the gpr84 gene encoding G-protein coupled receptor 84: MDLNSSYSNLTCHPAVMQYRYFGATLGILVTAVGGVGNVMTLLAFVTDPRLRTRFNLLILNLTVSDLLYCGFLQPVTVDTLIHFHWRQGETMCRVFGLTLFVANAVSIFNLILIAMSRYVLISDTQRFDRVYSRRTMPLFLVLPWLLGLALFGPLWSIYVFLPPVCTCSFHRSRGRPYTTILMFFMFGLGLSCIGVFYLLIHRKVKLVARALEEHRMKTKGEPRAPEASATDSGIAEERSACSQATEGTSVEGEVPSGRSVAPTGAGEVRVAAGKAKRGGGGGNSEFKKVTRMCFAMFLVYVACYLPFCLLHVADKRKRAPVLLHMVAGNFTWFNSCINPILYAIMNRQFKEAYRGVLHKAAGLFRCRRRP; encoded by the coding sequence ATGGACCTTAACTCCTCCTACAGCAACCTGACCTGCCACCCAGCGGTCATGCAGTATCGGTACTTTGGCGCGACGCTGGGCATCCTGGTGACAGCCGTGGGGGGCGTGGGCAACGTCATGACCCTGCTGGCCTTCGTCACCGACCCCCGGCTCCGCACCCGCTTCAACCTGCTGATCCTCAACCTGACCGTGTCCGACCTGCTGTACTGCGGCTTCCTGCAGCCGGTCACCGTCGACACCTTAATCCACTTCCACTGGCGGCAGGGGGAGACCATGTGCCGGGTCTTCGGGCTGACCCTCTTCGTGGCCAACGCCGTGTCCATCTTCAACCTGATCCTCATCGCCATGAGCCGCTACGTGCTCATCTCGGACACGCAGCGCTTTGACCGGGTCTACTCACGCCGCACCATGCCGTTGTTCCTGGTGCTGCCCTGGCTGCTGGGTCTGGCCCTCTTCGGACCCCTCTGGAGCATCTACGTCTTCCTGCCCCCCGTGTGCACCTGCAGCTTCCACCGCAGCCGCGGCCGGCCCTACACCACCATCCTCATGTTCTTCATGTTCGGCTTGGGGCTCAGCTGCATCGGCGTCTTCTACCTCCTCATCCACCGCAAGGTCAAGCTGGTGGCCAGGGCCCTGGAGGAGCACCGGATGAAGACCAAGGGGGAGCCGAGGGCACCGGAGGCCTCAGCCACCGACAGCGGCATCGCCGAGGAGCGCAGTGCCTGCTCCCAGGCGACTGAGGGCACCAGCGTGGAGGGCGAAGTCCCCTCTGGCCGCAGCGTGGCCCCCACCGGCGCCGGGGAGGTCAGGGTCGCCGCCGGCAAGGCCAAGAGGGGCGGCGGCGGCGGCAACAGCGAGTTCAAGAAGGTGACCCGCATGTGCTTTGCCATGTTCCTGGTCTACGTGGCCTGCTACCTCCCCTTCTGCCTGCTTCACGTGGCCGACAAGAGGAAAAGGGCCCCCGTGCTCCTGCACATGGTGGCCGGGAACTTCACCTGGTTCAACAGCTGCATCAACCCCATCCTCTACGCCATCATGAACCGCCAGTTCAAGGAGGCCTACCGGGGGGTCCTCCACAAGGCCGCTGGCCTCTTCCGCTGCCGGAGGAGGCCGTAG